The following are encoded together in the Thalassomonas haliotis genome:
- the pspC gene encoding envelope stress response membrane protein PspC: protein MSERKRGELYRIPNQGRVAGVCAGVADYFGWETWLVRILLVSGILLGMGWFIVIYIAAWFILDKKNGEPKMRGAKAKQQQTVQKQPVKPDITNESIKVKARIWQAGEPPKQALYDIRRKFTALEKQLRSIESYVTSAEFTVSREINRL from the coding sequence ATGAGCGAGCGTAAACGGGGCGAACTGTACCGCATTCCAAACCAGGGCAGAGTGGCCGGTGTCTGCGCCGGGGTAGCCGATTATTTTGGCTGGGAAACCTGGCTGGTGAGAATTTTACTGGTGTCGGGCATTTTGTTAGGCATGGGCTGGTTTATTGTTATCTATATTGCTGCCTGGTTTATTTTAGATAAAAAAAATGGCGAGCCTAAGATGAGGGGGGCAAAGGCCAAACAGCAGCAGACGGTACAAAAACAGCCGGTTAAGCCAGATATCACCAATGAATCGATTAAGGTTAAGGCGCGTATCTGGCAAGCCGGAGAGCCGCCAAAACAGGCGCTTTATGATATCAGGCGAAAATTTACGGCGTTAGAGAAACAACTGCGTTCGATTGAAAGTTATGTGACTTCGGCTGAGTTTACTGTTTCAAGGGAAATCAATCGCTTATAA
- the pspB gene encoding envelope stress response membrane protein PspB, giving the protein MAPVIIFMLVVAPIWLILHYRSKRQVSQGLSEEEYIQLSELSETADKMAERIKTLEAILDVETPNWREKV; this is encoded by the coding sequence ATGGCACCTGTGATTATTTTTATGTTAGTAGTGGCGCCTATCTGGCTGATATTACATTACCGCAGTAAGCGCCAGGTCAGCCAGGGCCTAAGCGAAGAAGAATATATCCAGTTATCTGAATTATCCGAAACCGCAGATAAAATGGCTGAACGCATCAAAACACTTGAAGCCATCCTGGACGTGGAAACCCCTAACTGGAGGGAAAAAGTATGA
- a CDS encoding ATP-binding cassette domain-containing protein, whose amino-acid sequence MTSLLQVTDVSKSYKLKGYWYNRKVFTALEPLSFELKAYKTLAIVGEIGSGKSTLAKLLVGAETPNTGTIKLNGQTLEPKNFKQRCQHIRMIFQDSGTTLNPSLTIHQLLDEPLKLNTELNEAARSQLIRMTLQKVGLLSDHMNFYPHMFSGGQKQRISLARAIILQPQVIILDEALASLDPSLRSQMINLLLDLQQQMGLAFILISHNLGIVRHFSDEMMVLCGGKVVEYGPTHQIMQTPKNKYTQKLLMSQHFQLCRK is encoded by the coding sequence ATGACGTCCCTGCTGCAGGTTACTGATGTCAGTAAATCCTACAAGCTTAAAGGTTACTGGTATAACCGTAAGGTCTTTACCGCCTTGGAGCCGCTTTCTTTTGAATTAAAGGCTTATAAAACCCTGGCAATCGTCGGTGAAATCGGCTCAGGTAAATCCACTCTGGCAAAGTTGCTGGTGGGAGCGGAGACCCCTAATACCGGCACGATAAAATTAAACGGCCAGACCCTGGAGCCGAAAAACTTTAAACAAAGATGTCAGCATATCCGGATGATTTTCCAGGACTCGGGCACTACCTTAAACCCCAGTCTCACTATCCATCAGCTGCTGGACGAGCCGCTAAAGCTCAATACCGAGCTTAACGAAGCCGCCAGGAGCCAGTTGATCCGCATGACGCTGCAAAAGGTCGGCCTGCTCAGCGATCATATGAACTTTTATCCCCATATGTTTTCCGGCGGCCAGAAACAGCGCATTTCATTGGCCCGGGCGATAATCCTGCAACCGCAAGTCATTATCCTCGATGAGGCACTGGCCTCCCTGGATCCGTCGCTGCGTTCGCAAATGATCAACCTGCTGCTGGACTTACAACAGCAGATGGGATTGGCGTTTATTTTGATTTCCCATAACCTGGGTATCGTCCGCCACTTCAGCGACGAAATGATGGTGTTATGCGGCGGTAAAGTTGTCGAATACGGTCCGACCCACCAAATCATGCAAACGCCGAAAAACAAATATACCCAAAAACTGTTGATGAGCCAGCACTTCCAACTGTGCCGAAAATAG
- a CDS encoding ABC transporter permease subunit yields the protein MARHKIYQEEEFPSPFIQLWLIFRKSPVVMIGFGSFLFLTVLAVFSPLLTPYSPVESHLNSLLLPPAWDDAGDISYLLGTDNLGRDMLSRLMHGTSLTFGLSFIVVIISLVIGVIIGSLSALTRGIKSSFLNHFLDVILSIPSLLLAIVIVAILGPGLDNTLWAIVMVLIPQFVHITRNAVKEELTKDYVLASRLDGAGSLRILSYSVFPNIIEKIVSQATLAQSAAILDIAALGFLGLGAPIPLPEWGAMLSNGIDLFYIAPWTVYLPGLAILFAVVATNLVGEGMRHAIRQRKES from the coding sequence ATGGCACGTCATAAGATTTACCAGGAGGAAGAGTTTCCTTCCCCTTTTATTCAGCTATGGCTCATTTTCAGAAAAAGTCCTGTGGTCATGATAGGCTTTGGCAGCTTTTTATTTTTAACGGTACTGGCGGTATTTTCACCGCTGCTCACCCCCTATTCCCCGGTTGAGAGCCACTTAAACAGTTTATTGCTGCCTCCCGCCTGGGACGATGCCGGCGATATCAGTTACCTGCTGGGTACCGACAACCTGGGACGGGACATGCTCTCGCGCTTGATGCACGGTACTTCCCTCACCTTCGGCTTAAGCTTTATCGTGGTTATCATCTCTTTAGTGATCGGCGTTATTATCGGCTCGCTTTCGGCGTTAACCAGGGGCATAAAATCAAGCTTTCTCAACCACTTTCTCGATGTGATTTTATCTATCCCTTCGTTATTGCTGGCAATAGTCATTGTCGCCATTCTCGGCCCCGGCCTGGACAATACCCTATGGGCGATTGTTATGGTGTTGATCCCGCAATTTGTCCACATTACCCGAAATGCCGTTAAAGAGGAGCTCACCAAAGATTATGTGCTCGCTTCCAGGCTCGACGGCGCCGGTTCATTAAGAATTCTCAGCTATTCGGTTTTTCCCAATATCATAGAAAAAATCGTCAGCCAGGCAACCCTGGCCCAGTCTGCCGCTATTTTAGATATCGCCGCCCTGGGCTTTCTCGGCCTCGGCGCGCCAATTCCTTTGCCGGAATGGGGGGCAATGTTGTCTAATGGTATAGATCTGTTTTATATTGCTCCCTGGACCGTTTATCTACCCGGACTGGCGATATTATTTGCCGTAGTGGCGACTAATTTAGTCGGGGAAGGCATGCGACACGCGATAAGACAACGGAAAGAAAGCTAA
- a CDS encoding ABC transporter substrate-binding protein: MMKSKLSRSFSQMKQFNLLGLLLLLLSGCYGEDKGSLSANSVIYCAEGSPESFNPQTVTSGTTIDAISYQLYDRLISFQTKDNEIGPSLAKSWHVTRDGKMITFYLRKDVSFHQTDYFTPTRSLNADDVLFSFNRLLDPGHNFHFVSGGKYPFFQSVGFSSLVDDIEKINDYTVRFKLSRADSSFLANLATDFAVILSAEYAGQLAAEDNHQKIDLLPVGTGPYKFKEYRVGSLIRYYRHENYWRDQVAIEQLVYDITPSKTGRLTKLLANECDVIAYPVAHEKITEHANLTLEAVTSFNVSYLGFNTQKPPFDNKLVRQAIAYAINKQAIIDAIYFGHAEVAKSLLPASSWAHDRSIAGHGFSISKAKALLAQAGYPDGLTMDIWALPVQRAYNPNALTTAKLIQADLQQIGVTVNIVSNYEWSTFSRLLARGEHQAVLLGWSADHPDPDNFFTPILSCASMNTGNNRAFWCDPTFDNFLYQSLQTTNTRERKKHYAQALRILSEEVPLLPIAHSRRYQARHKNVQGELLHPFGGIDFSGVSKN, from the coding sequence ATGATGAAGAGTAAGCTTTCCCGGTCCTTTAGCCAAATGAAACAGTTTAATTTACTGGGCTTACTGCTTTTACTGCTAAGCGGCTGTTATGGCGAAGACAAAGGCTCATTAAGCGCCAACAGTGTCATTTATTGCGCCGAAGGCTCGCCGGAAAGTTTTAATCCGCAAACCGTGACCTCAGGCACTACCATAGACGCCATTTCTTATCAGCTTTATGACCGCTTGATCAGTTTCCAGACCAAAGACAACGAAATAGGTCCCTCGCTGGCCAAGTCCTGGCACGTCACCCGGGACGGTAAAATGATCACTTTTTACCTGCGCAAAGATGTATCCTTCCACCAAACCGATTATTTTACCCCGACCCGGTCCCTTAATGCCGATGATGTGTTATTCAGCTTTAACCGCCTGTTGGATCCCGGGCATAACTTCCATTTTGTTTCCGGGGGAAAATACCCGTTTTTCCAGAGTGTCGGCTTTAGCTCCCTGGTGGATGACATAGAAAAAATCAATGACTATACCGTGCGCTTTAAACTCAGCCGCGCCGACAGTTCTTTTTTAGCGAACCTGGCCACCGACTTTGCCGTGATCTTATCCGCCGAATATGCCGGGCAACTGGCGGCAGAAGATAACCATCAGAAAATCGACCTGCTGCCTGTAGGTACCGGCCCGTATAAATTTAAAGAATACCGGGTCGGCTCTTTAATCCGTTATTACCGCCATGAAAACTACTGGCGCGACCAGGTGGCGATAGAGCAGCTGGTATATGATATTACCCCGAGTAAAACCGGGCGCTTAACCAAGTTGCTGGCCAATGAATGTGATGTTATCGCCTACCCGGTGGCCCATGAGAAAATTACCGAGCATGCCAACTTGACCCTGGAAGCGGTCACTTCCTTTAATGTCAGCTATTTAGGTTTTAATACCCAGAAACCGCCGTTTGATAATAAACTTGTGCGCCAGGCCATAGCCTATGCCATCAATAAACAAGCAATTATCGACGCCATTTATTTTGGCCATGCCGAAGTGGCCAAGTCGTTATTACCCGCTTCCTCCTGGGCCCATGACCGGAGCATTGCCGGGCACGGCTTTTCCATCAGCAAGGCTAAAGCACTGCTGGCACAGGCCGGTTATCCCGACGGCCTGACCATGGATATCTGGGCCTTGCCGGTGCAAAGAGCCTATAACCCCAATGCCCTGACCACAGCCAAGCTAATCCAGGCGGATCTCCAGCAAATCGGGGTGACCGTCAATATCGTCAGCAATTATGAGTGGAGTACTTTTTCACGCCTGCTGGCAAGAGGAGAGCACCAGGCGGTTCTGCTCGGCTGGTCGGCGGATCACCCGGATCCCGATAACTTTTTTACCCCGATATTAAGCTGCGCCTCCATGAATACCGGCAATAACCGCGCCTTCTGGTGTGATCCCACCTTTGATAATTTTCTCTATCAATCGCTGCAAACCACCAATACCCGGGAGCGGAAAAAACATTATGCCCAGGCCTTAAGGATTCTCTCGGAGGAAGTTCCGCTCTTGCCTATCGCCCACTCCCGGCGTTATCAGGCCAGGCATAAAAACGTTCAGGGGGAATTATTGCATCCGTTTGGCGGCATCGACTTTAGCGGGGTAAGCAAAAACTGA
- the pspF gene encoding phage shock protein operon transcriptional activator, translating into MARFNQQDNLLGQSNNFLEVLEKISQIAPLSKPVLIIGERGTGKELVAARLHYLSKRWEQNYLKLNCAALNENLLESELFGYESGAFTGANKRHEGRFERADNGTLFLDEIANTSGLIQEKLLRVVEYGEFERVGGSRTIKTDARLVAATNEDLPSLAERGEFRADLLDRLAFDVITLPPLRERVEDILLLAESFAINMARELEFELFSGFSAKAKKSLLDYHWPGNIRELKNVVERSVYRCNNPHLPVHELVIDPFESPYRPNGRVKTQDRIAESRTEAVTPQVQADTIPAEMKQALKPNGQSLQFPVSLKDLSQDYEIELLNNALAACQFNQKKTAEALKLTYHQLRGYLKKYNLLDGNINDEE; encoded by the coding sequence ATGGCACGTTTTAACCAGCAAGACAACCTCCTGGGTCAATCCAACAATTTTCTTGAAGTGCTGGAAAAAATTTCACAAATCGCCCCGTTAAGCAAGCCAGTGCTTATTATCGGCGAGCGCGGCACAGGTAAAGAGCTGGTTGCCGCCCGTCTGCATTACCTTTCCAAGCGCTGGGAGCAGAATTATCTCAAGCTGAACTGCGCCGCCCTCAATGAAAATTTACTGGAAAGTGAATTGTTCGGTTATGAAAGCGGCGCTTTTACCGGCGCCAATAAACGTCATGAAGGCCGCTTTGAACGCGCCGACAACGGCACCTTGTTTTTAGATGAAATCGCCAATACCTCAGGTCTTATCCAGGAAAAACTACTAAGAGTAGTGGAATACGGTGAATTTGAACGGGTCGGCGGTTCAAGAACCATTAAAACCGACGCCAGGCTGGTGGCCGCCACCAATGAAGATTTACCGTCCCTGGCCGAACGCGGTGAGTTTCGCGCCGATTTACTCGACCGCCTCGCCTTTGATGTGATTACCTTGCCGCCGCTGAGAGAGCGGGTAGAAGATATCCTGCTGCTGGCGGAAAGTTTTGCCATCAATATGGCACGCGAACTGGAGTTTGAGTTATTCAGCGGTTTTAGCGCCAAGGCCAAAAAATCCCTGCTTGATTATCACTGGCCGGGTAATATCCGTGAGCTGAAAAATGTCGTCGAGCGCAGTGTTTACCGCTGTAACAATCCACACCTGCCGGTGCATGAACTGGTGATCGACCCGTTTGAGTCCCCCTACCGCCCCAACGGCCGGGTAAAAACCCAGGACAGAATAGCCGAGTCCAGAACCGAAGCGGTTACCCCCCAGGTCCAGGCCGACACGATCCCGGCAGAAATGAAACAAGCGCTAAAACCCAACGGCCAGTCGCTGCAATTTCCTGTGTCGTTAAAAGACTTATCCCAGGATTATGAAATTGAACTGCTTAACAACGCCCTGGCCGCCTGCCAGTTCAATCAGAAAAAAACCGCAGAAGCCCTCAAGCTCACCTATCATCAACTCAGGGGTTATCTGAAAAAATACAATTTACTTGATGGAAACATCAATGATGAAGAGTAA
- the pspB gene encoding envelope stress response membrane protein PspB, protein MVPFIIFMLIVAPMWLILHYRSKRQVSQGLSEEEYFQLSELADTADKMAERIKTLEAILDVESPNWRDKT, encoded by the coding sequence ATGGTGCCCTTTATTATTTTTATGTTAATTGTGGCACCTATGTGGCTGATATTGCATTACCGCAGCAAGCGCCAGGTCAGCCAGGGATTAAGTGAAGAGGAATATTTTCAGTTATCCGAACTGGCTGATACGGCGGATAAAATGGCCGAGCGCATCAAAACACTCGAAGCCATCCTCGATGTGGAATCGCCCAACTGGCGAGATAAAACCTGA
- a CDS encoding ABC transporter permease: protein MLVFIIRRLNLFFFTMLLLTLLTFSLSFLFPGDPLVNLSGQINATPQQLEQLKLAYRSEQDLIQQYFAYLSHLAEGDLGLSMASQTQITSEIINLLPATIELSLIALLLAMFVGIPLGFIAAVNHRKTADNIILSIAMLGYSVPVFWLGLVAILVFSIQLGWFPSAGQLSLVYEIEHVTGIQFIDILLSDSVYKWQAFRDASAHIVLPACVVATAPATIFIRLARSSMLAVLETHYIKAARAKGLTFRQIIFRHAVRNALLQIIRHIGLQFANLVTIAMITEVIFSWPGIGRWLIESIYQRDYTGIQSGLLVLSTFIFIVHILTDFIYAALNPLAREHNHGTS, encoded by the coding sequence ATGTTGGTCTTTATTATCCGCAGGCTAAACCTGTTTTTCTTTACTATGTTGTTGCTGACTTTGCTGACCTTTAGTTTGTCATTTTTGTTTCCCGGCGATCCCCTGGTCAATTTAAGCGGACAAATCAATGCCACGCCGCAGCAGCTGGAACAACTTAAACTGGCCTACAGGAGCGAGCAAGATTTAATACAGCAATATTTTGCCTACCTGAGTCATTTGGCCGAAGGAGATCTCGGCTTGTCCATGGCCAGCCAGACGCAGATCACTTCAGAAATTATCAATTTATTGCCCGCCACCATAGAGTTGAGCCTGATCGCTTTATTGCTGGCAATGTTTGTCGGCATCCCGCTGGGTTTTATTGCCGCCGTCAACCACAGGAAAACTGCCGACAACATTATCTTATCCATTGCCATGTTAGGCTACTCGGTACCGGTATTCTGGCTGGGGTTAGTGGCGATATTAGTCTTTTCCATCCAGCTCGGCTGGTTCCCGTCGGCGGGACAATTAAGCCTGGTTTATGAAATAGAACATGTCACCGGTATCCAGTTTATCGACATCTTACTCAGCGACAGCGTCTACAAGTGGCAGGCGTTCAGGGATGCCAGCGCCCATATCGTTTTGCCTGCCTGCGTGGTCGCCACCGCGCCGGCAACCATTTTTATCCGCCTGGCCCGCTCTTCCATGCTGGCGGTGCTCGAAACCCATTATATCAAAGCTGCCCGGGCAAAAGGCCTGACCTTCAGGCAAATTATCTTTCGCCATGCGGTGCGCAACGCCCTGTTGCAGATCATCCGCCATATAGGTTTACAGTTTGCCAACTTAGTGACGATTGCGATGATCACTGAGGTTATTTTCAGCTGGCCCGGCATCGGCCGCTGGCTGATAGAAAGTATTTACCAGCGGGACTACACCGGGATCCAAAGCGGTTTGCTGGTGCTTTCCACCTTTATTTTTATCGTGCATATCCTAACCGATTTTATTTATGCCGCATTAAATCCACTGGCAAGAGAGCATAACCATGGCACGTCATAA
- a CDS encoding oligopeptide/dipeptide ABC transporter ATP-binding protein: protein MNLLDIRNLSIELVSGNNPILAVDRVSLCMKEGEVRGLVGESGSGKSLLAQAIVGVLDDKWQVDADRFHWRGTDLLRLSVDERKAIISKDVAMIFQEPMACLDPTTTIGEQLEEAVDSRQLSGYFWQKRQQRKAAAIKLLHKVGIKHHEFCIRSYPHQLTEALCQRVMIAIALATRPVLLIADEPTAAMESSNQGQIFRLLASLNQLKNMSILLISHDLENVTHWTNTITVMYSGQFVEAGTTEQIFNRPFHPYTRALVDSSPKANMLLPAKSRLMTLPGSIPILQHLPIGCRLGPRCPRAQQACVQAPKVKNHHGHQVSCHYSLKDTY, encoded by the coding sequence ATGAACCTACTTGATATCCGTAACCTTTCCATTGAACTGGTGTCCGGCAATAACCCTATCCTGGCGGTCGACCGGGTTAGTTTATGCATGAAAGAAGGGGAAGTGCGCGGCCTGGTAGGCGAGTCCGGCTCGGGCAAGTCTTTGCTGGCCCAGGCTATTGTCGGGGTGCTTGATGACAAATGGCAGGTGGATGCCGACCGTTTCCACTGGCGCGGCACGGATTTGTTGCGCCTGTCTGTTGATGAACGCAAGGCCATTATTTCCAAAGATGTCGCGATGATTTTCCAGGAGCCGATGGCCTGCCTGGACCCCACAACCACCATAGGAGAGCAGCTCGAAGAAGCGGTGGACAGCCGCCAGTTAAGCGGTTATTTCTGGCAAAAACGCCAGCAGCGCAAAGCCGCCGCCATTAAATTGCTGCATAAAGTCGGCATTAAACACCATGAATTCTGTATCCGCAGCTACCCGCACCAGTTAACCGAAGCCTTATGTCAGCGGGTGATGATTGCCATCGCCCTGGCGACCCGCCCGGTACTGCTCATTGCCGATGAGCCGACGGCGGCAATGGAAAGCAGCAACCAGGGACAAATTTTCCGTTTGCTGGCCAGTTTGAACCAGCTGAAAAATATGTCGATTTTATTGATCAGCCATGATCTGGAAAATGTCACCCACTGGACCAATACCATTACCGTGATGTACAGCGGCCAGTTTGTCGAGGCCGGCACCACAGAGCAGATCTTTAACCGCCCGTTTCATCCCTATACCCGGGCCCTGGTGGACTCCAGCCCCAAGGCCAATATGTTGCTGCCGGCAAAATCCAGACTCATGACCTTGCCCGGCAGTATCCCTATCCTGCAGCACCTGCCGATAGGTTGCCGCCTCGGTCCCAGGTGTCCCCGGGCACAACAGGCCTGTGTCCAGGCCCCCAAGGTTAAGAACCATCACGGCCACCAGGTCAGCTGTCATTATTCATTAAAGGATACCTATTAA
- the pspA gene encoding phage shock protein PspA: MGVFSRFTDIINSNINSLLDKAEDPAKMVRLIIQEMEDTLVEVRSSSAKTLADKKEISRQATRFENEAQQWQEKAELALNKGREDLARAALMEKKKAADNALSLQEELSHVDGHIAKLQGEIAQLQEKLADAKARQKAIIMREKTASSRLKVKKNINSDRVNDALSKFDRYERKIDDIEAQVESHDLGSKSLADEIAELEADEKIDDELAQLKAKMTSDKKKK, from the coding sequence ATGGGTGTTTTTTCAAGATTTACAGATATTATTAATTCCAATATTAATAGCTTATTGGATAAAGCGGAAGATCCCGCAAAAATGGTGCGTTTAATCATTCAGGAAATGGAAGATACCCTGGTGGAAGTACGCTCTTCATCGGCGAAAACTCTGGCAGATAAAAAGGAAATCAGCCGCCAGGCGACCCGTTTTGAAAATGAAGCCCAGCAGTGGCAGGAAAAAGCCGAGCTGGCTTTAAATAAAGGGCGCGAAGATCTCGCCCGCGCCGCTTTAATGGAGAAAAAGAAAGCGGCGGATAATGCCCTGTCGCTGCAGGAAGAGCTGAGCCATGTAGATGGGCATATCGCCAAGTTACAGGGAGAAATTGCCCAGTTGCAGGAAAAGCTGGCAGATGCCAAAGCAAGACAAAAAGCGATCATTATGCGGGAAAAAACCGCCAGTTCACGGTTAAAGGTCAAGAAAAACATCAACAGTGACCGCGTTAATGATGCTTTAAGCAAGTTTGACCGTTACGAACGTAAAATTGATGATATTGAAGCCCAGGTGGAGTCACATGATTTAGGCAGCAAGTCGCTTGCCGATGAAATTGCCGAGCTTGAAGCCGATGAAAAAATTGATGATGAATTAGCACAGTTAAAAGCTAAAATGACGTCAGATAAAAAGAAAAAATAA